The following coding sequences are from one Paraburkholderia caballeronis window:
- a CDS encoding Zn-dependent hydrolase: MNAVTEAALTTAIHVNGQRLWDSLMEMAKIGATDKGGVCRLALTDLDKAGRDLIVGWAKEAGCTVSIDQMGNVFMRRAGRNNDLAPVMTGSHADSQPTGGRFDGIYGVMGGLEVIRSLNDHGIETERPIETVIWTNEEGSRFAPAMVASGVFAGVFDLDYGLSRKDVDGKTIGDELKRIGYAGDLPCGGRQIHAAFELHIEQGPILEAEKKTIGVVTDAQGQRWYEVVLTGQEAHAGPTPMPRRRDALLGASRVVQLVNEIGLRHAPLACATVGMMQVYPNSRNVIPGRVFFTVDFRHPLDDVLAKMDAELREGIAKIAEAGKLDAQVEQIFYYAPVPFDSACVQSVRAAAERFGYPHRDIVSGAGHDACYLATVAPTSMVFVPCIDGISHNEIEDATIEWIEAGANVLLHAMLERANEPG, from the coding sequence ATGAACGCAGTAACCGAAGCCGCGCTGACGACCGCGATCCACGTGAACGGGCAGCGCCTGTGGGACAGCCTGATGGAGATGGCGAAGATCGGCGCGACCGACAAGGGCGGCGTCTGCCGGCTCGCGCTGACCGATCTCGACAAGGCCGGGCGCGACCTGATCGTCGGCTGGGCGAAGGAAGCCGGCTGCACGGTCAGCATCGACCAGATGGGCAACGTGTTCATGCGCCGCGCCGGCCGCAACAACGACCTCGCGCCGGTGATGACCGGCTCGCACGCGGATTCGCAGCCGACCGGCGGCCGCTTCGACGGCATCTACGGCGTGATGGGCGGCCTCGAAGTGATCCGCTCGCTGAACGACCACGGCATCGAGACCGAGCGCCCGATCGAAACCGTGATCTGGACCAACGAGGAAGGCTCGCGCTTCGCGCCGGCGATGGTCGCGTCCGGCGTGTTCGCGGGCGTGTTCGATCTCGACTACGGGCTGTCGCGCAAGGACGTGGACGGCAAGACGATCGGCGACGAGCTGAAGCGCATCGGCTATGCGGGCGACCTGCCGTGCGGCGGCCGCCAGATCCATGCGGCGTTCGAACTGCACATCGAGCAGGGGCCGATCCTCGAAGCGGAGAAGAAGACCATCGGCGTCGTCACCGACGCGCAGGGTCAGCGCTGGTACGAAGTCGTGCTGACCGGCCAGGAGGCGCATGCCGGCCCGACGCCGATGCCGCGCCGCCGCGACGCGCTGCTCGGCGCGTCGCGCGTCGTGCAGCTGGTCAACGAGATCGGGCTGCGCCACGCGCCGCTCGCGTGCGCGACGGTCGGCATGATGCAGGTGTACCCGAACTCGCGCAACGTGATTCCGGGCCGCGTGTTCTTCACCGTCGATTTCCGCCACCCGCTCGACGACGTGCTCGCGAAGATGGACGCCGAACTGCGCGAAGGCATCGCGAAGATCGCGGAAGCCGGCAAGCTGGATGCGCAGGTCGAGCAGATTTTCTATTACGCGCCGGTGCCGTTCGACAGCGCGTGCGTGCAGTCGGTGCGCGCGGCGGCCGAACGCTTCGGTTATCCGCATCGCGACATCGTGTCGGGCGCGGGTCACGACGCATGTTATCTCGCGACGGTCGCGCCGACGTCGATGGTGTTCGTGCCATGCATCGACGGCATCAGCCACAACGAGATCGAGGACGCGACGATCGAGTGGATCGAGGCCGGCGCGAACGTGCTGCTGCACGCGATGCTCGAACGCGCGAACGAGCCCGGATAA
- a CDS encoding TetR/AcrR family transcriptional regulator — protein MRDDDSTMPAASVASASRADGDATPRAPRRRKASIRASNESQLLACAEAVFAERGFEGASTALIAERAGLPKANLHYYFPTKLALYWRVLDDVFAEWNAAANTFDASDDPVAALGGYVRAKMALARRRPLGSKVWANEIISGAAHMQDILLERVKPWMETRVTLIDRWIAQGLLAPVEPRTLLFMIWATTQHYADFDAQIRALAGKRALTAAAFDATTEEVVKMILRAAGARSSGNGDAVRAGGD, from the coding sequence ATGCGCGACGACGATTCGACCATGCCCGCAGCGAGCGTCGCGAGTGCTTCCCGCGCGGACGGCGACGCAACGCCGCGCGCGCCGCGCCGCCGCAAGGCGTCGATCCGCGCGTCGAACGAATCGCAACTGCTCGCATGCGCGGAGGCGGTGTTCGCGGAGCGCGGCTTCGAAGGCGCGAGCACCGCGTTGATCGCCGAGCGCGCGGGGCTGCCGAAGGCGAACCTGCATTACTACTTCCCGACCAAGCTCGCGCTGTACTGGCGCGTGCTCGACGACGTGTTCGCGGAATGGAACGCGGCGGCGAACACGTTCGATGCGAGCGACGATCCGGTCGCCGCGCTCGGCGGCTACGTGCGCGCGAAGATGGCGCTCGCGCGGCGGCGGCCGCTCGGCTCGAAGGTGTGGGCGAACGAGATCATCAGCGGCGCGGCGCACATGCAGGACATCCTGCTCGAACGCGTGAAGCCGTGGATGGAAACGCGCGTGACGCTGATCGACCGGTGGATCGCGCAGGGGCTGCTCGCGCCGGTCGAGCCGCGCACGCTGCTGTTCATGATCTGGGCGACGACGCAGCACTACGCGGACTTCGATGCGCAGATCCGCGCGCTTGCGGGTAAACGCGCGCTGACGGCGGCGGCGTTCGACGCGACGACCGAAGAGGTCGTGAAGATGATTCTGCGCGCGGCTGGGGCGCGGTCGTCGGGCAATGGGGACGCCGTGAGGGCCGGCGGCGATTGA
- a CDS encoding DUF2242 domain-containing protein, translating to MSLFKRVAPLLLFPLVVALGACSSTKPKFQDDQLFSNSSGPFARNFDFASTDACEAARRALLSQGYMTTMTRNDTVDASKNFQPASDSHIVVEVHVVCTAGDASNTSVVYVNAVQNGYALKKSDTSASVGLSIFGSLSLPIRSNSDAMVKISSETIQSGSFYDRFFDLVTRYLRTSARSEPVPGQSGAIQITPLPPPVSPAPAVAVVTPQTPAAALASRSVAPIVGVAAGSAEVNTPVRDDSHGATPTASAITANAATQTPATNDGHNAAPLPALAAETTTALQPVAGTTGAGLLPGIGEPPMLTAPATLATTTVAPAPTSARASAGQALNAPAATANGTTTAATPTPGPSATAASSTTP from the coding sequence ATGTCCCTCTTTAAGCGCGTTGCCCCTCTTCTGCTGTTCCCGCTCGTCGTCGCGCTCGGCGCGTGCTCGTCGACGAAGCCGAAGTTCCAGGACGATCAGTTGTTCAGCAACTCGTCCGGCCCGTTCGCGCGCAACTTCGACTTCGCGAGCACCGACGCGTGCGAGGCCGCGCGGCGCGCGCTGCTGAGCCAGGGCTACATGACGACGATGACGCGCAACGACACCGTCGACGCGAGCAAGAACTTCCAGCCGGCCAGCGATTCGCACATCGTCGTCGAGGTCCATGTGGTCTGCACGGCGGGCGATGCGTCGAATACGAGCGTCGTGTACGTGAACGCGGTGCAGAACGGTTATGCGCTGAAGAAAAGCGATACGTCGGCGAGCGTGGGGCTGTCGATCTTCGGGTCGCTGTCGCTGCCGATCCGCTCGAACAGCGACGCGATGGTCAAGATTTCGAGCGAGACGATCCAGTCGGGCTCGTTCTACGACCGCTTCTTCGACCTGGTGACCCGTTATCTGCGCACGTCCGCGCGCAGCGAGCCGGTGCCGGGACAAAGCGGCGCGATCCAGATCACGCCGCTGCCGCCGCCGGTGAGTCCCGCGCCGGCCGTCGCGGTGGTCACGCCGCAGACGCCTGCTGCCGCGCTCGCGAGCCGGTCGGTTGCGCCGATCGTGGGGGTTGCTGCGGGTTCGGCTGAGGTAAATACGCCGGTGCGCGACGACAGCCACGGTGCCACGCCGACCGCTTCCGCAATCACTGCGAATGCGGCAACTCAAACGCCTGCAACGAACGACGGCCACAACGCCGCACCGCTACCGGCCCTCGCCGCCGAAACCACTACGGCACTGCAACCGGTTGCCGGCACGACCGGCGCGGGGCTGCTCCCCGGCATCGGTGAACCGCCGATGCTGACCGCGCCGGCGACCCTCGCCACGACGACCGTTGCGCCGGCACCGACTTCCGCGCGGGCATCCGCCGGACAAGCGCTTAACGCGCCTGCCGCTACGGCAAATGGCACGACCACCGCCGCAACGCCGACGCCGGGTCCTTCCGCGACCGCCGCTTCGTCAACCACGCCGTAA
- a CDS encoding anti-sigma factor family protein, producing MNEQPDTVREEDLQAYVDGTLAGERRAQVEAWLERNPAEAARVGDYFALNGMLRDRYDRVLDEPVPSRLRIERKRRWRDAVNWPRFAMQAGGLAAALALGIGLGAGFNGMRDTVVAQRGDPAVRVASMDADNVRMFARQSALAHVVYAPDVVRPVEVGADREHEMPSWLSRQLGTSMPAPVLTSVGLELMGGRMLPGKDGPVAQYMYRDRGGMRVTLCISHRKAPSDVTAFQLYKDGPVNVFYWIDGDFGYSVSGGIDSAKLLAIAESVYTQLAPGGAKPTSGPAPHG from the coding sequence ATGAACGAACAGCCCGATACGGTCCGCGAAGAGGACCTGCAAGCGTACGTGGACGGCACGCTCGCCGGCGAGCGGCGCGCGCAGGTCGAGGCGTGGCTCGAACGCAATCCGGCCGAGGCCGCGCGCGTCGGCGATTATTTCGCGCTGAACGGCATGCTGCGCGACCGCTACGATCGCGTGCTGGACGAGCCGGTGCCGTCGCGTCTGCGGATCGAGCGGAAGCGGCGCTGGCGCGACGCGGTCAACTGGCCGCGCTTCGCGATGCAGGCGGGCGGCCTCGCGGCGGCGCTCGCGCTCGGCATCGGGCTCGGCGCGGGCTTCAACGGGATGCGCGACACGGTGGTCGCGCAGCGCGGCGATCCGGCGGTGCGCGTCGCGAGCATGGACGCGGACAACGTCCGGATGTTCGCGCGGCAGTCCGCGCTCGCGCACGTCGTCTACGCGCCGGACGTGGTGCGGCCGGTCGAGGTCGGCGCGGACCGCGAGCACGAGATGCCGTCGTGGCTGTCGCGGCAGCTCGGCACCAGCATGCCCGCGCCGGTGCTGACGTCGGTCGGGCTCGAACTGATGGGCGGGCGGATGCTGCCCGGCAAGGACGGGCCGGTCGCGCAGTACATGTATCGCGATCGCGGCGGGATGCGCGTCACGCTGTGCATCTCGCACCGCAAGGCGCCGTCGGACGTGACCGCGTTCCAGTTGTACAAGGACGGCCCGGTCAACGTGTTCTACTGGATCGACGGCGATTTCGGCTATTCGGTGTCGGGCGGCATCGACAGCGCGAAGCTGCTCGCGATCGCGGAGAGCGTCTACACGCAGCTTGCGCCCGGCGGCGCGAAGCCGACCTCGGGACCCGCGCCGCACGGCTGA
- a CDS encoding rubredoxin — protein sequence MYKKGVALEIQFSPERLNDGAGDPYWIDLSADEAAALLNTLQTQLGRHAAGTAAPLVVTLDEPKDASAETPADASTRNETASTAADDGFKQWVCVICGWVYDEAAGAPDDGLPPGTRWADVPDDWRCPLCDVGKEDFALVEF from the coding sequence ATGTACAAAAAAGGCGTTGCCCTCGAAATCCAGTTTTCCCCCGAGCGTCTGAACGACGGGGCCGGCGATCCGTACTGGATCGACCTCAGCGCCGACGAGGCCGCCGCGCTGCTGAACACGCTGCAAACGCAGCTCGGCAGACACGCGGCCGGTACCGCCGCGCCACTCGTCGTCACGCTGGACGAACCGAAGGACGCGTCGGCGGAAACACCCGCCGACGCGAGCACCCGCAACGAAACCGCCTCGACCGCAGCCGACGACGGCTTCAAGCAATGGGTCTGCGTGATCTGCGGCTGGGTGTACGACGAAGCGGCCGGCGCGCCCGACGACGGCCTGCCGCCCGGCACCCGCTGGGCCGACGTGCCAGACGACTGGCGCTGCCCGCTGTGCGACGTCGGCAAGGAAGACTTCGCGCTCGTCGAGTTCTGA
- a CDS encoding FUSC family protein: MNEPQDNLIAYLTTLQHSWSSALKRLPLKSRAAQGVLMAIRVVSGAGLAYGIGLALHTQQAFWAAITAIAVSQQNYSDMLSQSRDQVIGAAAGGVCGFAAATFGAGNLGAYLVALAVVIVGCWLLKVGTAARLGGITTTIVMLVPAQGPAWDIALVRFAEVTIGMACALPVGWLVSYAERRWLEAVGALPTSGK; the protein is encoded by the coding sequence ATGAACGAGCCTCAAGACAACCTGATCGCGTACCTGACGACGCTGCAACATTCGTGGAGCAGCGCGCTCAAGCGCCTGCCGCTGAAAAGCCGCGCCGCGCAGGGCGTGCTGATGGCGATCCGCGTGGTCAGCGGCGCGGGGCTCGCTTACGGAATCGGCCTCGCGCTGCACACCCAGCAGGCGTTCTGGGCGGCGATCACCGCGATCGCCGTATCGCAGCAGAACTACTCCGACATGTTGAGCCAGTCGCGCGACCAGGTGATCGGCGCGGCGGCCGGCGGCGTCTGCGGGTTCGCGGCCGCGACGTTCGGCGCGGGCAATCTCGGCGCGTACCTCGTCGCGCTCGCGGTCGTGATCGTCGGCTGCTGGCTGCTGAAGGTCGGCACCGCCGCGCGGCTCGGCGGCATCACGACGACGATCGTGATGCTCGTCCCCGCGCAAGGCCCGGCATGGGACATCGCGCTCGTGCGCTTCGCCGAGGTGACGATCGGGATGGCGTGCGCGCTGCCGGTCGGCTGGCTCGTGTCGTACGCGGAGCGCCGCTGGCTGGAGGCGGTCGGCGCGCTGCCAACCAGCGGGAAATAG
- a CDS encoding DoxX family protein: MRYNLFGRGNDVVLLVARVLLAALFVLFGWSKLTGFSGTVGYMASVGAPAPMLSAIIAVVMEFFVGLLIVAGFYTRPLAVLLALYTIGTALIGHHFWTMTGADQMANMINFYKNVSIAGGLLALAVTGPGRLSVDRQ, encoded by the coding sequence ATGAGATACAACCTGTTCGGTCGAGGCAACGACGTCGTGCTGCTCGTTGCCCGCGTGCTGCTCGCGGCGCTGTTCGTGCTGTTCGGCTGGAGCAAGCTGACCGGCTTCAGCGGCACGGTCGGCTACATGGCGTCGGTCGGCGCGCCCGCGCCGATGCTGTCGGCGATCATCGCGGTCGTGATGGAGTTTTTCGTCGGCCTGCTGATCGTGGCCGGCTTCTATACGCGTCCGCTCGCGGTGCTGCTCGCGCTCTACACGATCGGCACCGCGCTGATCGGCCACCATTTCTGGACGATGACCGGCGCCGACCAGATGGCCAACATGATCAACTTCTACAAGAACGTGAGCATCGCGGGCGGTTTGCTCGCGCTCGCGGTGACCGGTCCGGGCCGCTTGTCGGTCGACCGGCAGTAA
- a CDS encoding pirin family protein, translated as MVEIRQASQRGRGEHGWLSSRHTFSFANYYDPKQVGFSDLLVINDDRVAPARGFGKHPHRDMEIFSYVLEGALEHKDSMGTGSVIVPGDVQLMSAGTGVAHSEFNHSPSEGVHFLQIWIAPAQMGAEPRYQQKHIADDEKRGKLRLVLSPDGAEDSLQLRQDARVYAGRFDGAETAALELDAGRYAYVHVARGSVTVNGVAMTEGDGARLRDERLLTFTDGHDAEVLVFDLRNNEVSELWS; from the coding sequence ATGGTTGAAATCAGGCAGGCATCGCAACGCGGCCGCGGCGAACACGGCTGGCTCAGCTCGCGCCATACGTTCTCGTTCGCGAACTACTACGATCCGAAGCAGGTCGGCTTTTCGGACCTGCTCGTGATCAACGACGATCGCGTCGCACCGGCGCGCGGCTTCGGCAAGCACCCGCACCGCGACATGGAGATTTTCTCGTACGTGCTGGAAGGCGCGCTGGAACATAAGGACTCGATGGGGACGGGTTCGGTGATCGTCCCCGGCGACGTGCAGCTGATGAGCGCCGGCACCGGCGTCGCGCACAGCGAGTTCAACCACTCGCCGAGCGAAGGGGTGCATTTCCTGCAGATCTGGATCGCGCCGGCGCAAATGGGCGCCGAACCGCGCTACCAGCAGAAGCACATCGCGGACGACGAGAAGCGCGGCAAGCTGCGCCTCGTGCTGTCGCCGGACGGCGCGGAAGACTCGCTGCAACTGCGCCAGGACGCGCGCGTGTATGCGGGCCGCTTCGACGGCGCGGAGACCGCGGCGCTCGAACTGGACGCGGGGCGCTACGCTTACGTGCACGTCGCGCGCGGCAGCGTGACGGTGAACGGCGTCGCGATGACCGAAGGCGACGGCGCGCGCCTCCGCGACGAACGGCTGCTGACGTTCACGGACGGCCACGACGCCGAAGTGCTGGTGTTCGACCTGCGCAACAACGAAGTCTCGGAATTGTGGTCATAA
- a CDS encoding LysR family transcriptional regulator: MQFDDMRIFVTTVDAGNFTAAANRLRLSKQFVSRRVAALEASLGVRLLVRNTRKLAVTDLGQAFYERAKRILADVADAEQAMSARRSEPRGLLRVSAPMSFGMTHLSPLVAEFLRAHPDVRFDMDLSDRVVDVVGEGFDMALRIGRLADSTLIAQKLADVRMIACCSPDYRKRRRAPATPAELERHACLPYGQEGRAAWTFVVDGVNTTFDVHGPLRANNGELIRDAAIAGLGIALLPDFIVGGAMAAGQLVEVLPEWRPPPSALHVVYPQHREGSVTIRAFAQFLRARLGNGDANSRPADA, from the coding sequence ATGCAATTCGACGACATGCGGATTTTCGTGACGACGGTCGACGCGGGCAATTTCACGGCCGCCGCGAACCGGCTGCGGCTGTCGAAGCAGTTCGTCAGCCGGCGCGTGGCCGCGCTCGAAGCGAGCCTCGGCGTGCGGCTGCTGGTGCGCAATACGCGCAAGCTCGCCGTGACCGACCTCGGCCAGGCGTTCTACGAGCGGGCGAAGCGGATTCTCGCGGACGTCGCGGACGCGGAGCAGGCGATGTCCGCGCGCCGCTCGGAACCGCGCGGCCTGCTGCGGGTGAGCGCGCCGATGTCGTTCGGGATGACGCATCTGTCCCCGCTGGTCGCGGAGTTCCTGCGCGCGCATCCGGACGTCCGCTTCGACATGGATCTGAGCGACCGCGTCGTGGACGTGGTCGGCGAGGGTTTCGACATGGCGCTGCGGATCGGCCGTCTTGCGGATTCGACGCTGATCGCGCAGAAGCTCGCGGACGTGCGGATGATCGCGTGTTGCAGCCCCGATTACCGGAAGCGGCGGCGCGCGCCGGCGACGCCAGCGGAACTGGAGCGCCACGCGTGCCTGCCTTATGGGCAGGAGGGGCGGGCCGCGTGGACGTTCGTCGTCGACGGCGTGAATACGACGTTCGACGTGCACGGGCCGCTGCGCGCGAACAACGGCGAGCTGATCCGCGACGCCGCGATCGCCGGGCTGGGGATCGCGCTGCTGCCGGACTTCATCGTCGGCGGCGCGATGGCGGCCGGGCAACTGGTCGAGGTGCTGCCGGAGTGGCGGCCGCCGCCGAGCGCGCTGCACGTCGTTTATCCCCAGCACCGCGAGGGATCGGTGACAATCCGTGCATTCGCACAGTTTTTGCGCGCGCGGCTCGGGAATGGCGACGCGAATTCTCGCCCCGCCGACGCGTGA
- the ahpC gene encoding alkyl hydroperoxide reductase subunit C, with protein MSLINTKVKPFKATALKNGKFIDVSDADLKGKWSVFVFYPADFTFVCPTELEDLADNYAQFQKLGVEIYSVSTDTHFAHKAWHDTSDAIKKVEYTMIGDPTGAITRNFEVMIEEEGLALRGTFLINPEGDIKLCEIHDNGIGRDASELLRKVKAAQYVASHPGEVCPAKWQEGAETLKPSLDLVGKI; from the coding sequence ATGTCTCTGATCAACACGAAAGTCAAGCCGTTCAAGGCAACCGCACTCAAGAACGGCAAGTTCATCGACGTTAGCGATGCGGATCTGAAGGGCAAGTGGTCGGTGTTCGTGTTCTATCCGGCCGACTTCACGTTCGTGTGCCCGACCGAGCTGGAAGACCTCGCTGACAACTACGCCCAATTCCAGAAGCTGGGCGTTGAAATCTACTCGGTTTCGACGGACACCCACTTCGCCCACAAGGCATGGCACGACACGTCGGACGCGATCAAGAAGGTCGAGTACACGATGATCGGCGATCCGACCGGCGCGATCACCCGCAACTTCGAAGTGATGATCGAGGAAGAAGGTCTCGCACTGCGCGGCACGTTCCTGATCAACCCGGAAGGCGACATCAAGCTGTGCGAAATCCACGACAACGGCATCGGCCGCGACGCGTCGGAACTGCTCCGCAAGGTCAAGGCAGCGCAATACGTCGCATCGCACCCGGGCGAAGTGTGCCCGGCGAAGTGGCAAGAAGGCGCGGAAACGCTGAAGCCGTCGCTGGACCTCGTCGGCAAGATCTAA
- the ahpF gene encoding alkyl hydroperoxide reductase subunit F yields the protein MLDANLKTQLKSYMERITQPIEIVAFLDDGAKSQEMRGLLKDIEESSAQIAYVESRGAEAGDARVPSFKLRRVNSDVEVTFAAIPMGHEFTSLVLALLQVGGYPAKIEADVIEQIRHLDGDYVFETYMSLSCQNCPDVVQALNAMSVVNPRIRHVAIDGALFQGEVEARQIMAVPTVYLNGEVFGQGRMGVEEILQKLDTGASARAADKLNAKEIFDVLVVGGGPAGAAAAIYAARKGIRTGVLSERFGGQVNDTLAIENFVSVQETEGPKFAAALEAHVRAYDVDIMNTQRAAKLVPGKVVEVQTESGATLRAHSVILATGARWRNVDVPGEQEYRNKGVAYCPHCDGPLFKGKRVSVIGGGNSGVEAAIDLAGIVSHVTLLEFGDQLRADEVLQRKLRSLPNVTVHTQAQTTEIIGDGQKVTGLTYLERSTGERRHVELEGVFVQIGLVPNTEWLKGTLALSKHGEIEVDAKGQTSVPGVFAAGDVTTVPFKQIVIAVGEGAKASLGAFEYLIRSSAEREEDATAAANATVA from the coding sequence ATGCTTGACGCCAACCTCAAGACGCAACTGAAAAGCTACATGGAGCGGATCACGCAGCCGATCGAAATCGTTGCGTTCCTGGACGACGGCGCAAAGTCGCAGGAAATGCGCGGGCTGCTGAAGGACATCGAAGAATCGTCGGCGCAGATTGCGTACGTCGAGAGCCGTGGCGCCGAAGCCGGCGACGCGCGCGTCCCGTCGTTCAAGCTGCGCCGTGTGAACAGCGACGTCGAAGTGACCTTTGCGGCGATCCCGATGGGTCACGAATTCACGTCGCTCGTGCTGGCGCTGCTGCAGGTCGGCGGCTACCCGGCGAAGATCGAAGCGGATGTGATCGAACAGATCCGCCACCTCGACGGTGACTACGTGTTCGAAACGTACATGTCGCTGTCGTGCCAGAACTGCCCGGACGTCGTGCAGGCGCTGAACGCGATGTCGGTCGTGAATCCGCGCATCCGCCACGTCGCGATCGACGGCGCGCTGTTCCAGGGCGAAGTCGAAGCGCGCCAGATCATGGCCGTGCCGACCGTCTATCTGAACGGCGAAGTGTTCGGCCAGGGCCGGATGGGCGTCGAGGAAATCCTGCAGAAGCTGGACACCGGCGCGAGCGCGCGTGCAGCCGACAAGCTGAACGCGAAGGAAATTTTCGACGTGCTGGTGGTCGGCGGCGGCCCGGCGGGCGCGGCGGCGGCGATCTACGCGGCGCGCAAGGGCATCCGCACCGGCGTGCTGTCGGAGCGTTTCGGCGGCCAGGTGAACGACACGCTGGCGATCGAGAACTTCGTCTCGGTGCAGGAAACGGAAGGGCCGAAGTTCGCGGCGGCGCTCGAAGCCCACGTGCGCGCCTACGACGTGGACATCATGAACACGCAGCGCGCGGCGAAGCTCGTGCCGGGCAAGGTCGTCGAAGTGCAGACCGAAAGCGGCGCGACGCTGCGCGCGCATAGCGTGATCCTCGCGACCGGCGCGCGCTGGCGCAACGTGGACGTGCCGGGCGAGCAGGAATACCGCAACAAGGGCGTGGCGTACTGCCCGCACTGCGACGGTCCGCTGTTCAAGGGCAAGCGCGTGTCGGTGATCGGCGGCGGCAACTCCGGCGTCGAAGCGGCGATCGACCTCGCGGGCATCGTCAGTCACGTGACGCTGCTGGAGTTCGGCGACCAGTTGCGCGCGGACGAAGTGCTGCAACGCAAGCTGCGCAGCCTGCCCAACGTGACCGTGCATACCCAGGCGCAGACGACCGAGATCATCGGCGACGGCCAGAAGGTGACCGGCCTGACCTATCTCGAACGCAGCACCGGCGAGCGTCGCCACGTCGAACTCGAAGGTGTGTTCGTGCAGATCGGCCTCGTGCCGAACACCGAATGGCTGAAGGGCACGCTCGCGCTGTCGAAGCACGGCGAGATCGAAGTCGATGCGAAGGGCCAGACGTCGGTGCCGGGCGTGTTCGCCGCGGGCGACGTGACGACGGTGCCGTTCAAGCAGATCGTGATCGCGGTCGGCGAAGGCGCGAAGGCATCGCTCGGCGCGTTCGAGTACCTGATCCGCTCGTCGGCCGAGCGCGAGGAAGACGCGACGGCGGCGGCGAACGCGACGGTCGCGTAA
- the oxlT gene encoding oxalate/formate MFS antiporter, whose translation MEQRHGEASRFASPWVQLVFGVICMAMIANMQYGWTLFVNPINEKHQWGRAAIQVAFTIFVVTETWLVPVEGYLVDKFGPKPVVVSGGVLCALAWVLNSMASSLSMLYVGAAVGGIGAGAVYGTCVGNALKWFPDRRGLAAGITAAGFGAGSAATVIPIANMIKHHGYEATFLWFGLGQGLVVFVLGLALVAPPSTLLAPVKNAMKRMVYNAGPREVLSSPIFWVMYAMFVMMAAGGLMATAQLGPIAKDFGLQDTPVSLIGLTLPALTFALAIDRVLNGLTRPFFGWVSDRIGRENTMFVAFAIEAFGIVLLSRYGHSPVAFVVLTGIVFFAWGEIYSLFPATCGDTFGPKFAATNAGLLYTAKGTAALLVPLSSVITAATGSWHAVFMLASAMAGLSALMALFVLKPLRNAHRQKHANDGEAPVELPSYGGPVVQK comes from the coding sequence ATGGAACAGCGTCACGGAGAGGCGTCGCGGTTTGCGTCGCCATGGGTGCAGTTGGTGTTCGGCGTCATCTGCATGGCGATGATCGCCAACATGCAGTACGGATGGACGTTGTTCGTCAATCCGATCAATGAAAAGCATCAATGGGGACGCGCGGCCATTCAGGTCGCTTTCACGATCTTCGTCGTGACGGAAACGTGGCTCGTGCCGGTCGAAGGTTATCTGGTCGACAAGTTCGGGCCGAAGCCGGTCGTGGTCAGCGGCGGCGTGTTGTGCGCGCTCGCGTGGGTGCTCAACTCGATGGCGTCGTCGCTGTCGATGCTCTATGTCGGGGCGGCGGTCGGCGGGATCGGCGCGGGCGCGGTGTACGGCACGTGCGTCGGCAACGCGCTGAAGTGGTTCCCTGACCGGCGCGGACTCGCCGCCGGGATCACCGCCGCCGGCTTCGGCGCGGGCTCGGCGGCGACCGTGATCCCGATCGCGAACATGATCAAGCACCACGGTTATGAAGCGACGTTCCTGTGGTTCGGGCTCGGCCAGGGTCTCGTCGTGTTCGTACTCGGCCTCGCGCTCGTCGCTCCGCCTTCGACGCTGCTCGCGCCGGTGAAGAACGCGATGAAGCGCATGGTCTATAACGCCGGTCCGCGCGAGGTCCTTTCATCGCCGATCTTCTGGGTGATGTACGCGATGTTCGTGATGATGGCCGCCGGCGGCCTGATGGCGACCGCGCAGCTCGGGCCGATCGCGAAGGACTTCGGCCTGCAGGACACGCCCGTGTCGCTGATCGGCCTCACGCTGCCCGCGCTGACGTTCGCGCTTGCAATCGACCGCGTGCTGAACGGCCTCACGCGGCCGTTCTTCGGCTGGGTGTCCGACCGCATCGGGCGCGAGAACACGATGTTCGTCGCGTTCGCGATCGAAGCGTTCGGGATCGTGCTGCTGTCGCGCTACGGGCATTCGCCGGTCGCGTTCGTGGTGCTGACCGGCATCGTGTTCTTCGCGTGGGGCGAAATCTACAGCCTGTTCCCCGCGACCTGCGGCGACACGTTCGGTCCGAAGTTCGCGGCGACGAACGCCGGGCTGCTGTACACCGCGAAAGGCACGGCCGCGCTGCTGGTGCCGCTGTCTAGCGTCATTACCGCGGCGACCGGCAGCTGGCATGCGGTGTTCATGCTCGCGTCGGCGATGGCGGGCCTGTCCGCATTGATGGCGCTGTTCGTGTTGAAGCCATTGCGCAACGCGCATCGGCAAAAACATGCGAACGACGGAGAAGCACCGGTCGAACTGCCGTCTTATGGCGGGCCGGTCGTTCAGAAGTGA